Within Planococcus citri chromosome 2, ihPlaCitr1.1, whole genome shotgun sequence, the genomic segment tactcacTCACTGATAAAGTTACCAAACGCTTTTAAACACAATTTAATCTTTGAAAACCCCACAAAAACCTCAGATCCCAGTTAATTGGAAGATTAACTCACCCAGTTAGATCTTCAGGAAGTATAATAATTATAGGAATGCTATATTAATAATATGATTGTTTTTACACAGATTGTGAACACCATCCTAATAAGTGGAATGGATCGGAATCTCTTAACAGAtctaggtaagtacctatgtatgtaggaATGGGATCATAATCCAAAGTATTTCGAATTCATGTTCACATAATATTACAAATACTTCTAACATAAAGTCACTGAAATGGCccgaaatgatatttttcttcttcttcttctttataCGTAGGAAACGATGTCAAACTCAGTATCATCGTAATTCTATTCGAAACCACTTTATCATCGATTACAGTCGTATTCATTTACAAGAAACGAAATTCATGTACGATCATAGCTGCAAAATATTTCTTACTCGGATGCATGGTCGGACTAATATTACTCGATATGTTCTACATTTACTCGATCGTTATGCATTTGTACCAAAGAAACctaagtgatgaaaaaatcgaagaaaatatcGATTTGCACGATTTTAAACTCAGTTTTTCTCTCAGCGTGCTAGGCACATCGTTAATCTGCTATTTCGGTATGattttcattacctacctatgtttttttcttttttcgtgatCGTGTGGATTTTATTctacatgtacatatttttgtttcagtttggAAATTGTACGTCGTAGCTAAAACAGTTTCTTTTGCCAgtgatagaaaaaatttaatacttcCGACTAGTGGCATCGATGTTCAAGAAACTGTTTTGATAAATGATCACGAAAACGTCCCACTTTCATCTTCTCCTCCTTCCTACGATCAATGCTTATTGATGGAATCCACTTCGAAGGATTACGAAGCACCACCACCGTCATATGATGAAGCAGTCATATGTTCAAGTATTAAACATCAAGATGAATAGAAAAAGTTTCTTAATTCACTGATGAATTGAACTCGTGTATTCTTTCACAATTGTATTTGAATAGTTcctataattttaaaacattttcataccttttgaattttgttattACAAACTTTTtatagtacctatttatttacctacattgTTCTAATCTTATCTACTTTACTTACTAACCAGGGAAGTATCCTAACTGgcagaacattttttgagcaaagcaTACTTAGCTGAATCAAAggagcatgaaaaaatacatctcaaggcaaaatttcaaccgttgaaataaatttgttgatttttggtgaatttttgaaaatcaaatttggcacaacaatgagaaaaaaccaaaattttaccaaattgacttggaaagctgaaatttgatgcgtttccaatttttcatctcccaaatttatttcaaatggCTTCGAgaagttttgagcagttctggagcttccagcagattttttgaagttggaatttccataaaattttattcagtgaagttggaaagctaaaatttgttttttcttactcaaatttgaatatgttgGGTTGATTTCGAGATGGGTTCAAGTTCgccataaaaattgtcgaaatcatCATTAGCTTTTCTAAACGCGATTGGTGCTTATTAGTGACCTATATGCTAAAgttaaatttgacaattttggtggcatttttttgaaaaattgggatttctGAAATATAGCTGGAGACTCTAGAATGAGAACGAAAGCAGCTCCAGCtgactcagaatgttgaaattaagatttagagtaaattttatctttccaacctcatttggtaaaattttgtggaaattccaactctcaaaaatctgaAGGAGGCCTCAGAACcgctcaaaacgattcgaaaccgtttccaatcgattcgagaagtcgaaaatagggcacataccaaattttgtctttctacgtcaattttgtaaaatttagatttttcactgtttttgtaTCTACcttctaaatttgattttcaaaaattcagtaaaaatgaacttgagcacatacttacttgaaattttggtttgtgatagatttttgcatgCTCTCTCTTTTTATAGCTTTGTTTGATACAAATAGTCATCCAAAAGTTCGAAACTACTCTTGAAatatcgacccccccccccacaacacTCTCATCCAGCGTTCTTCAAGTTTTCAGTGGTtcacaaagttgaatttttcaatttcaatttttccaagttttgcaATCAAACGATTATTGAGGCTGAAATAATTTAGCAatccaaaaaaagttcaaatgaaaaaaaatccagctgTTTAAGGAAAAATGACCCGGTTTTAAAAGATAGATAGTATTTGAGGTTTTCTGCTTCATCCCTTGCCCATTtctatcaaaatccaagatcttTTTTAGA encodes:
- the LOC135834626 gene encoding uncharacterized protein LOC135834626, coding for MQFNMKTSSFEVATVFFFNAIVNTILISGMDRNLLTDLGNDVKLSIIVILFETTLSSITVVFIYKKRNSCTIIAAKYFLLGCMVGLILLDMFYIYSIVMHLYQRNLSDEKIEENIDLHDFKLSFSLSVLGTSLICYFVWKLYVVAKTVSFASDRKNLILPTSGIDVQETVLINDHENVPLSSSPPSYDQCLLMESTSKDYEAPPPSYDEAVICSSIKHQDE